The proteins below are encoded in one region of Knoellia sp. S7-12:
- a CDS encoding FAD-dependent oxidoreductase, with protein MASKPTILAVDDDPVVSQAIARDLRKRYGGEYRLVSATSGVEALGLLDELILRDRSVALVVSDQMMPQMTGIEMLAEVREKSPESKLLLLTAYADTDVAIRAINDIALDYYMFKPWDPPEEHLYPIVDGLLDDWIGAHPPEISEVRVLGHRWSERSYEIKTFLARNHVPYRWLDLERDEEARLLLDLANRTVDDLPLVLVPDGDSLASPSTRELATALGLRTRAEQPLYDLCIVGAGPAGLAAAVYAASEGLSTVVVERDAPGGQAAQSASIENYLGFPKGLSGADLTHRAVAQAARFGAETVLASDVTGFETRGPVRAVLLEGGDAIEARAVLVATGVSYRRLDAPGVKELALRGVYYGASANEALQCEDEDVYIVGAANSAGQAVLNFARHARRVVMLVRGHELAAGMSQYLVDRIRSTPNVEVRLGTEVAAVSGSGHLERLTLVDRASGDEEEVKTSWLFVFIGATPRTDWVGEVARDAKGFLVTGQEMIASPGGERWPLPRAPFALETSVPGVFAAGDVRQDSMKRVASAVGEGAMSVYLVHRYLATI; from the coding sequence ATGGCCTCCAAGCCCACCATCCTTGCCGTGGATGACGATCCGGTGGTGTCCCAGGCGATAGCGCGCGACCTTCGCAAGCGCTATGGCGGGGAGTACAGGTTGGTGTCGGCCACCTCAGGGGTCGAGGCCCTCGGGCTGCTGGACGAGCTGATCCTGCGAGACCGGTCAGTGGCGCTTGTGGTCTCGGACCAGATGATGCCGCAGATGACCGGGATCGAGATGCTGGCGGAGGTGCGCGAGAAGTCCCCTGAGTCCAAGCTCCTGCTCCTGACGGCCTATGCCGACACCGACGTCGCCATCAGGGCGATCAACGACATCGCCCTCGACTACTACATGTTCAAGCCCTGGGACCCGCCCGAGGAGCACCTCTACCCCATCGTCGACGGTCTCCTCGACGACTGGATCGGCGCACACCCGCCGGAGATCTCTGAGGTGCGCGTTCTCGGCCACCGGTGGTCGGAGCGCAGCTACGAGATCAAGACCTTCTTGGCGCGCAACCATGTTCCCTACCGATGGCTGGACCTGGAGCGCGACGAAGAGGCACGACTCCTCCTGGATCTCGCGAACCGAACGGTTGACGACCTCCCTCTGGTCCTGGTGCCAGACGGTGACTCGCTGGCCTCTCCGTCGACGCGTGAGCTCGCCACCGCGCTGGGCCTGCGCACCCGAGCGGAGCAACCCCTCTATGACCTGTGCATCGTCGGGGCCGGACCGGCCGGCCTCGCCGCGGCCGTGTACGCAGCCTCGGAGGGACTGTCCACGGTGGTCGTCGAGCGTGACGCACCGGGGGGTCAGGCAGCCCAGAGCGCGTCGATCGAGAACTATCTCGGCTTCCCGAAGGGTCTGTCGGGAGCGGACCTGACCCACCGAGCCGTGGCCCAGGCGGCCCGGTTCGGCGCGGAGACCGTCCTCGCGAGTGACGTCACCGGGTTCGAGACGAGAGGGCCTGTCCGCGCAGTCCTTCTCGAGGGTGGCGACGCCATCGAGGCGCGGGCCGTCCTGGTGGCCACAGGCGTGTCCTACCGTCGCCTCGATGCGCCCGGGGTCAAGGAGCTCGCTCTGCGAGGTGTGTACTACGGGGCCTCGGCGAACGAGGCCCTTCAGTGCGAGGACGAGGACGTCTACATCGTGGGTGCTGCGAACTCCGCCGGGCAGGCGGTGCTGAACTTCGCCCGGCATGCGCGGCGTGTCGTGATGCTGGTGCGCGGACATGAGCTGGCCGCCGGGATGTCGCAGTATCTGGTCGACCGGATCCGCTCGACGCCGAACGTCGAGGTGCGGCTAGGCACCGAGGTCGCAGCCGTCTCCGGATCGGGACATCTCGAGCGCCTCACCCTCGTTGACCGTGCGTCGGGAGACGAGGAGGAGGTGAAGACCAGCTGGCTCTTCGTCTTCATCGGCGCCACTCCCCGCACCGACTGGGTGGGCGAGGTGGCCCGCGATGCGAAAGGCTTCCTCGTGACCGGGCAGGAGATGATCGCGAGCCCAGGTGGGGAAAGGTGGCCGCTCCCGCGTGCACCCTTCGCGCTGGAAACCAGCGTCCCCGGGGTCTTCGCTGCAGGTGATGTCCGGCAGGACTCGATGAAGCGTGTCGCTTCGGCGGTCGGCGAAGGTGCCATGTCGGTCTATCTGGTCCACCGCTACCTGGCGACGATCTGA